In Parasteatoda tepidariorum isolate YZ-2023 chromosome 2, CAS_Ptep_4.0, whole genome shotgun sequence, one DNA window encodes the following:
- the LOC107439881 gene encoding transcription factor Dp-1 isoform X3 yields the protein MSQIITLPVASTPATITMSPYKVEPSILPKPVHLTNSPVILSTPQRVVASVINSTRTPQQLLPAPEHPMAWSGKRPHDFTEEYHESKRCKKGEKGGKGLRHFSMKVCEKVRKKGTTSYNEVADELVAEFSDPHRHLCATDQAYDQKNIRRRVYDALNVLMAMNIISKEKKEIKWLGLPTNSAQEYQNLEKEKLKRIEKIRQKTQHLQDLIVQQISLRNLTSRNKGVRQQMKGPPSTNKIHLPFILLNTHKDTVIDCSISSDKKEYKFCFSDIFQISDDSEVMKKMGLDCGLDKGISTPEQVSKAKGLVPKALQPYISLMSQGKSDLPPGMVSDGNGVKIESVYLNDSANYSYCDLQEASSSSSGPGSEYVDIENTQSSMKSVLSRQSSVGSLSDLPSRPGTSTPSEDFSDCESESMDGDESN from the exons ATGT CACAAATAATAACATTGCCTGTTGCTAGTACTCCTGCTACAATTACTATGTCACCTTACAAAGTAGAACCGTCAATTTTGCCAAAACCTGTGCATCTAACTAATTCTCCTGTG attttaagTACCCCTCAACGAGTTGTTGCAAGCGTTATAAATAGCACCCGCACCCCACAACAACTGCTACCTGCTCCAGAACATCCCATGGCATGGTCTGGGAAACGTCCTCATGATTTCACAGAAGAATACCATGAAAG taaacgttgtaaaaaaggagaaaagggAGGTAAAGGTCTTCGTCACTTTTCCATGAAAGTTTgtgaaaaagttagaaaaaaaggaacaacTTCGTATAATGAAGTTGCTGATGAATTGGTAGCAGAGTTTTCCGATCCGCACCGTCATCTTTGTGCGACAGACCAG GCTTACGATCAGAAGAACATTCGACGCAGAGTTTATGATGCATTAAATGTTCTAATGGCAATGAATATTATAtcaaaggaaaagaaagaaattaaatggcTAGGACTTCCTACTAATTCTGCTCAGGAATACCaaaatttagaa aaagagaaattaaaaagaattgaaaaaatcagacaaaaaactCAGCATCTACAAGATTTAATTGTTCAA caaatcagcttaagaaatttaacttcTAGAAATAAAGGAGTTCGACAGCAAATGAAAGGCCCACCATCAACGAATAAAATCCATTTaccgtttattttattaaatacacataAAGATACAGTGATTGATTGTAGCATATCTAGTGATAA GAAAGAATACAAGTTTTGCTTTAGTGACATATTCCAAATTAGTGATGATTcagaagttatgaaaaaaatgggCTTAGATTGTGGCTTAGATAAAGGCATAAGCACTCCTGAGCAAGTCAGCAAAGCTAAAGGTTTAGTTCCTAAAGCTTTACAGCCATATATCTCAT TGATGTCTCAGGGAAAAAGCGATTTACCCCCAGGTATGGTTAGTGATGGAAATGGTGTTAAAATCGAAAGTGTATATTTGAATGATTCTGCAAATTACTCCTActg TGACTTGCAAGAAGCATCTTCTTCATCTTCGGGACCTGGATCTGAATATGTTGATATAGAAAATACTCAAAGTAGTATGAAGTCTGTATTATCTCGTCAGTCCAGTGTTGGCTCTCTGTCTGATTTACCCTCTCGCCCAGGTACAAGCACTCCATCTGAAGATTTCTCTGATTGTGAATCGGAATCTATGGATGGGGACGAGTCTAACTGA
- the LOC107439881 gene encoding transcription factor Dp-1 isoform X4, whose amino-acid sequence MSPYKVEPSILPKPVHLTNSPVILSTPQRVVASVINSTRTPQQLLPAPEHPMAWSGKRPHDFTEEYHESKRCKKGEKGGKGLRHFSMKVCEKVRKKGTTSYNEVADELVAEFSDPHRHLCATDQAYDQKNIRRRVYDALNVLMAMNIISKEKKEIKWLGLPTNSAQEYQNLEKEKLKRIEKIRQKTQHLQDLIVQQISLRNLTSRNKGVRQQMKGPPSTNKIHLPFILLNTHKDTVIDCSISSDKKEYKFCFSDIFQISDDSEVMKKMGLDCGLDKGISTPEQVSKAKGLVPKALQPYISLMSQGKSDLPPGMVSDGNGVKIESVYLNDSANYSYCDLQEASSSSSGPGSEYVDIENTQSSMKSVLSRQSSVGSLSDLPSRPGTSTPSEDFSDCESESMDGDESN is encoded by the exons ATGTCACCTTACAAAGTAGAACCGTCAATTTTGCCAAAACCTGTGCATCTAACTAATTCTCCTGTG attttaagTACCCCTCAACGAGTTGTTGCAAGCGTTATAAATAGCACCCGCACCCCACAACAACTGCTACCTGCTCCAGAACATCCCATGGCATGGTCTGGGAAACGTCCTCATGATTTCACAGAAGAATACCATGAAAG taaacgttgtaaaaaaggagaaaagggAGGTAAAGGTCTTCGTCACTTTTCCATGAAAGTTTgtgaaaaagttagaaaaaaaggaacaacTTCGTATAATGAAGTTGCTGATGAATTGGTAGCAGAGTTTTCCGATCCGCACCGTCATCTTTGTGCGACAGACCAG GCTTACGATCAGAAGAACATTCGACGCAGAGTTTATGATGCATTAAATGTTCTAATGGCAATGAATATTATAtcaaaggaaaagaaagaaattaaatggcTAGGACTTCCTACTAATTCTGCTCAGGAATACCaaaatttagaa aaagagaaattaaaaagaattgaaaaaatcagacaaaaaactCAGCATCTACAAGATTTAATTGTTCAA caaatcagcttaagaaatttaacttcTAGAAATAAAGGAGTTCGACAGCAAATGAAAGGCCCACCATCAACGAATAAAATCCATTTaccgtttattttattaaatacacataAAGATACAGTGATTGATTGTAGCATATCTAGTGATAA GAAAGAATACAAGTTTTGCTTTAGTGACATATTCCAAATTAGTGATGATTcagaagttatgaaaaaaatgggCTTAGATTGTGGCTTAGATAAAGGCATAAGCACTCCTGAGCAAGTCAGCAAAGCTAAAGGTTTAGTTCCTAAAGCTTTACAGCCATATATCTCAT TGATGTCTCAGGGAAAAAGCGATTTACCCCCAGGTATGGTTAGTGATGGAAATGGTGTTAAAATCGAAAGTGTATATTTGAATGATTCTGCAAATTACTCCTActg TGACTTGCAAGAAGCATCTTCTTCATCTTCGGGACCTGGATCTGAATATGTTGATATAGAAAATACTCAAAGTAGTATGAAGTCTGTATTATCTCGTCAGTCCAGTGTTGGCTCTCTGTCTGATTTACCCTCTCGCCCAGGTACAAGCACTCCATCTGAAGATTTCTCTGATTGTGAATCGGAATCTATGGATGGGGACGAGTCTAACTGA